The DNA sequence CTTAAATTTTTAAAGTGCAAAATTATGTATTGGCTTTCTTAAACCAGAATAAGAAATTATGAGAAATGTCGATTTTATTTATAGGGGTAGGCCTAGTCCACTTGTCAAACCAACTCTTTGGGAGAAGGGTTGTTGCTTTGCTGTCCTAGTCTATAATAAGAAATCGTCAATTTAGACAAGTGCCCTAATTTGGAATTATGTATCCATATGCCTGGTTCGCTATAATAATATGACCCATCACGTAATGCTAGTCTATTTGCTTCTAGTCGTTTTTTTGTGCCAAAATAAAGTTATGTAAGTGTAGTCTAGCCAAAACATCCTCAAACGCATTAGGCCACTATGAGTTTTTGGTCAGCCTATTTTGGATATTCACTTATTATACACCATGATATAATGTTATATATCGCTCTCAAAAGTTCACAAAAATTTTCGCGAACTAAATGTAAAACCAATGGAAAGCTATTTATGAATGGTATGACACAACGAGGGCGTCGCTGCTCTCCATGTGGCTCTCTGTCTTGTCACTGAGCAGATATAAAGTCGATATGTACAATTGAATGTAAACACATATATTTACAGTTTGAAAATGTGTGAAATGGTGGTTAGAGAAATCTTTTTTTTATACTGCCATGTTGCACTGAGCCTTGCTGTGGAAAACCACATTAGTGTCCGACTTTCAGCTGTCTCCCTCAACTTCAATCCTCGACTATTGTCGACAGTCGGTTACTTACCGCTCGAACACACCCAATGACTTTTGAAGAGGGCGAACTCTGTAAGATTCAACAGAGACGTTATGCACTGTGACCGACTGTGATGCAGTGTGTGAGCTCACGATGCTTTCATTTCTGCCTTCTTTTGAATGGGACTTGAATAATGATTAATCATTCTACACACTATTACTGTTGCATTGCTATTTAGTAAAAacctcttttttttttgtaattacaTTGTCAAAATATTTTTTGTCAAAATCAATAGGCTACACTCATGGTTGATAGCTTTATTCCACAAATGTTCTTCTGTCATGCTCTTTCTCTATGGATCtgaaaaggttcaataaaataaaaagggcAAGAAAAAAGAGTTGACTAGCAGGGGAGAATGAAGCtgtttctctccctttgtctgCAACAGGCACCTCTTTCATGACCCTGCTTTTCCACTGAGGGAGGGTTTGTGGCTGCTGGCCCTCCCTCCACAACCAGACTACCATGTTTAGCAGCCAGCCAATGGTCACTGGTAGTAGGGGAATTGCCAACATTGTAttctctgacagacagagctAGCGCCGTTGGGGTGGCACTGGCAGGCCAGACAAGTCATAACACATATGTGCCTATGGCTACAGACTGCCTGAGAGCACTGTCccatgtgtgtgttctgtcctagCTATCGCTGTTAGGTGAAACATTTCTCTGGCTAGTCTAGAGACATGGCATATTGACAAGACAAGACAGAGGAGTACGAGGCGGAAGTGTTTTGGGAATCTGGGAAAGGCCTCTAGCGGATAAAGCCATTGCATAACATGTTGGTAATGGGTTTCTGGCAGTGCACATGTTTGCCAAGTCTGAGTTGGTCGGACTCTGTGGAGTTTAGCAACAGCTATCGGAGAATATTTAAGCTTAAAGGTCTAGAGAAGGAAGAAAATGGCatgagtccaaaatggcaccctatcccctttaTAGTGCGTTACTTTTTGACCAGAGGCCAGCACACTCTCCCGGCCAGCGCTCTAtgggtctctggtcaaaaggcgACTCACGGGCCAAATAATTTTATctggccccccaagttttctgagaaaAAAATTCATAGTTTTTAAAGATTtttttgttggacataaaagactgaaAAATCACTAAGGAATTAGCTCAAAATTATTTTAATTTagtaaatctgttcccaagtattcccacgcataaataGCGAGGCATATGTGATTGTATTCCACTGTAATTAAGGTTTAAAATTAAGGTCTAATATCGTTTGAGATTCTTGTGGTCTGTTTGCACTGTACAAATGATTTAGAACTATGTTCCGGCCCTCCGACCATCCGCACAAGGAAAGATCAGCCCACGGCTGAATGTTATTGGGGACTCCTGATGTAGGgtataggatgccatttcaggTGCAGCCATGCTGTGTTTGGCAGCCATTAGGTGGATGTACAGGCCTTCTGCTGAACAAGGTGTCCCAGAGGACCAGAGGGAAATGTCAGCTGCCCAAACCAAACACACGCTAGCTGCTAGGCCCTATACCCACGAGGAGGAAAGTGACGCATTCCTAGACAATGAGAAGAATGACCTCTCCAGGGGATAGTGGTGTGTATTTgtgtcaaatcacattttattggtcgcaaacacatatttagcagatgttattgcaggtgtagggAAATtcttgttagtgtgtgtgtgtgtgtttataacctAGGAACCTCACTTCCTTACTCCGCTACGCCAGTCTCCAAGCTATTCCTCAGCCAGAACGGAATCATTTGTTCTTTATAGTAATGCCAAATGTTTTCCAAGGTTGTCTCAGGACATTCCTAAAAAGATTTCCAGCCCAAAAATCACATTGTCAAAGGGTAGCCCCAACTCTCTTATGTACCTTTAGAAGAGTATGATAACGCTTAGGAATAGCCCTGAGAACTTATCCACTTACATTGGACCTCTCAGTTACATCTGTGAGAAGCGGCTTCACCCCGCCTGACTTCTGAGAGAGGTACAAGCTATCATGTTGCCAGTCACTTTTAAGTGACACAAGACATATACAACTGGGTCAGTTACAAACAGTCACATAATCCACATCTGTTTCAGTTATTAAATACTCTGTTCATTAAAGCTGGAAGGACGGCTGTGGGCAGTTTGCAGAAACACTTGCCTAACAGGGTTGATTCTAGAGACAGGCTTTCCACTGATTTCCTTTCAGTGAGGTGTGAAGGTAGATTAATTACATGCATTGCTCACAATCTGCTATTACACGGTAATTAGCATGATAATAGCaacattttttacctttatttaaccaggcaagtcagttaagaacaaagtcttatttacaatgatggcctaccagggaacagtgggttaactgccttgttcaggggaacagtgggttaactgccttgttcaggggaacagtgggttaactgccttgttcaggggaacagtgggttaactgcctttttcgggggcagaacgacagatttttaccttgtcagctcggggattcaatctagcaacctttcggttactggcctaacgctctaaccactaggctacctgtcgcccccaAATACCAGTTGGTGCCAGGTAACTAACTATCTGTTGTGTTGAATCCTTCAAAAATAAGTACCAGTAGAAAGTACTACTAAGCACAATACTACCATATCTCTGAACAAAAACCAGGTCAAACCAGCTGAAATGATCATTAGCATTACTGAGATTTTCTCCTTAATGATCATAACAAGACATCCATAAAATGTATCAGAAAGTCCCATCTAAGCCCTCTCTAACCCTAATGtccttctctcccttttcccctacAGCTAAGTCGATGACCATGGAGTCGGGAGCAGAGGTTCATCAGGGAGGAGACACGGCAGTGTCAGAGATAGACAGCCAACAGATCTCCCAGGCACAGATAGCCACCCTGGCACAGGTAAGTAGCCGGCCCATCAACCTACCACACACTAGTACAGTATAACATTACTACTACCATTCACAGGTAAGCCTACTCTGCCTCCCTACCACACACTCGCACATTACAACTTCCACTCACTACCCCACTGACTCATCTATGACTGGACCCAGTCCCTCACAGGGTTTGAATACTCACTGACTGATAGGGAATGATCTGCCACTTCACACACCCAGCagatatatacagtatgactCACTGGGAGACGGTAGTCAGCATGACCCTGTTGTACAAGAAATAGGAAGACATGGAAATGgtcgccccccccctcccccacaactTCAGTTACAGCAGAACAGGCTGATGCAAGCAGGAGACAGTAGAATGTCACAAAATATACTGACATGATTCACGCTACCGCTTCATTCTCATATGCACACCAATGCAGTAaatatgtatacatacagagacaaacaaaTGTAGCAAACAGGTGTTTTTATAAACATAAGTAGTAGGACCCAGAAAACCTCAAGTTTTTCCAGACCAGGAGAACTCGGGGGTTCTAGTTATAGGTGTGTGTCCCCTGGACAGCAGGATTATGTTTATGCTTTGCAGGTTTCCATGGCAGCAGGTCACGCCACATCCAGCGGTCCTACGGTCACCCTGGTGCAGCTGCCCAATGGCCAGACGGTCCAGGTTCACGGCGTCATCCAGGCCGCTCAGCCCTCTGTCATACAGTCACCACAGGTCCAGACTGTTCAGGTGAGTAGACCTTCTCATCTAACCTTTATTTATAGAGCTTTGTCATCAAGATAAAAAACTTTAACAAAATCCTAGCTTAGAAACAACAACTTAGCACTAGAAGAATTCACTGTGACCCCAACCAGACCTGGTCATAATAAACCAATTATGATCACCAACCCTGGTGTTGAAGAAATACAGTGTATGTAAGTATTTGTTCctgcccagcactaacacacctgattggaCTTTTCCAGATCTCCACCCTAGCAGAGAGTGAAGACTCTCAGGAGTCAGTGGACAGTGTGACTGACTCTCAGAAACGCAGAGAGATCCTCTCACGACGCCCCTCATATAGGTACACTTTGGTGTGTGTGATAATGCAGTGCTGTGATTACTGTAGGTGTTTCTTGGTGTTTATCTGACATCCTgccctctaaccctaacaggaAGATCCTGAATGACCTGTCATCAGGTGACACCCCAGGAGTTCCCAGGATCGAGGAAGAGAAATCGGAGGAGGACACAGCGCCCGCCATCACCACGGTTACCATGCCCACATCATGCCCCATCTACCAGACCAGCAGTGGCCAGTACAGTACGTCACGTTTGACCCTTTGTTCTTTTACTCAACAATGTCATGGTCATCGGAGCAGCAAAAGTTATTTTTTCAGTCACTGACAGAGGTAATTTTAGAGGGTATTTTAAGCAAGATGTTTAGTTGCTAATGTTACAACCTTATTAttttccttctctcgctctctctttgtctgccctcattctctgtctttctttgtattctctttgtctctctcttgctctctccttcccttccctctcctctcccagtcgcCATCACCCAGGGAGGGGCAATCCAGCTGGCCAATAATGGAACAGACGGGATCCAGGGACTGCAGACCCTGACTATGACCAACGCTGCGGCCGCCCAGCAGGGCACCACCATCCTGCAGTACGCTCAGACCTCGGACGGCCAGCAGATCCTGGTGCCAAGCAACCAGGTGGTAGTGCAAGGTGAGTGGTAGTGCCTTACCTCTTGATATGGATAAAAACGCACAGTCAATCGGAGTGTTTGAGATCGTTTGGATCGTTTCCATTGTTCCCCAGCTGCGTCAGGAGATGTGCAGGCCTACCAGATCCGCACGGCCCCCACTAGCACCATCGCCCCTGGGGTGGTCATGGCCTCCTCCCCTGCCCTGTCTGGCCAGGGGGGCCCAGAGGTAGAAGTTACCCGCAAGAGAGAGGTCAGACTCATGAAGAACAGGTAAGGACAGAGTGGGGTTCCCTTTGGAGACCTGTAAACCTTATAATAAGCCATTGTAGGGCTTATACATGCTACAAGTAATCAAACATTATACCTGCTTGCATTAAGTAAAGTGTAACCAAGACCATCAATTCATTCAATTCCAATAACGTCATGTGTGGTGACGGATTGCTAGATACAAGACCGATAACATACAACACAAAACATGTACAGCATAAAGGAGTGGAAGAATTCTATGCAGCCACaggctatatatacacatatttacaaATACAAATGAAGAAAAACTTCAAGAGTTTTTGGCACAAAACTAGAAGCTGCTCTAGAGAAGATGATGTGTACCATCCCATGCTAGCTGAGCCAATAGCCAGAGGTTTCCCTAACTGTGTCTTGGTTCTTGTTGTGTCACAGAGAGGCGGCCCGCGAGTGTCGCAGGAAGAAGAAGGAGTATGTCAAGTGTCTTGAGAACCGCGTGGCCGTGCTGGAAAACCAGAACAAAACCCTCATAGAGGAACTGAAAGCACTTAAAGACCTGTACTGCCATAAATCTGAGTAGCTTCAAAATAACCCATCCTAGCCCAACTGTCACTCCCTATTCAGCGGGCATCAGACTGCCCACTGACCTGTACAGAGACTCTGCCAAGCATTGGCCTACGGGCATGACCCATGACATCTGAAGCAAGAGGAtgtgagagagaagacagaatgaAAATGGATTGATGGACGGGAGATCAGTGATGGACAGTGCTTTGTGGGAATTGTAGTAAACATGACCACTTTGGCCCATACGTCCCCCAATCTCCCATCCACCAATCCATTTtcaccctgtcttctctctcacaTCCTCTTGCTTCCACTCCTTCTTCTCCCGCTCACTTGTTATCCA is a window from the Oncorhynchus tshawytscha isolate Ot180627B linkage group LG03, Otsh_v2.0, whole genome shotgun sequence genome containing:
- the creb1b gene encoding cyclic AMP-responsive element-binding protein 1 isoform X1 — encoded protein: MTMESGAEVHQGGDTAVSEIDSQQISQAQIATLAQQDYVYALQVSMAAGHATSSGPTVTLVQLPNGQTVQVHGVIQAAQPSVIQSPQVQTVQISTLAESEDSQESVDSVTDSQKRREILSRRPSYRKILNDLSSGDTPGVPRIEEEKSEEDTAPAITTVTMPTSCPIYQTSSGQYIAITQGGAIQLANNGTDGIQGLQTLTMTNAAAAQQGTTILQYAQTSDGQQILVPSNQVVVQAASGDVQAYQIRTAPTSTIAPGVVMASSPALSGQGGPEVEVTRKREVRLMKNREAARECRRKKKEYVKCLENRVAVLENQNKTLIEELKALKDLYCHKSE
- the creb1b gene encoding cyclic AMP-responsive element-binding protein 1 isoform X2; amino-acid sequence: MTMESGAEVHQGGDTAVSEIDSQQISQAQIATLAQVSMAAGHATSSGPTVTLVQLPNGQTVQVHGVIQAAQPSVIQSPQVQTVQISTLAESEDSQESVDSVTDSQKRREILSRRPSYRKILNDLSSGDTPGVPRIEEEKSEEDTAPAITTVTMPTSCPIYQTSSGQYIAITQGGAIQLANNGTDGIQGLQTLTMTNAAAAQQGTTILQYAQTSDGQQILVPSNQVVVQAASGDVQAYQIRTAPTSTIAPGVVMASSPALSGQGGPEVEVTRKREVRLMKNREAARECRRKKKEYVKCLENRVAVLENQNKTLIEELKALKDLYCHKSE